One window from the genome of Sulfodiicoccus acidiphilus encodes:
- the pyrH gene encoding UMP kinase, whose translation MSVVVKVSGKLFDEETVDSLNALREGIRGLIEEGKRVAVVTGGGATARRYIGKGRAMGANESMLDLLGVWASRLNAYLLSFSMADVSYLKVPESLEEFIHAWTSGKVVVVGGFQPGQSTAAVAALVAEASNSELLILATNVDGVYERDPRLFKDAKLIPRLTTKELSDILETSQSVNAGGYELLDPIAIKIVNRSKIKVVVMNYNKLSKLREVLKGKDISTIIEPA comes from the coding sequence ATGAGCGTTGTAGTAAAGGTGAGTGGTAAACTCTTTGATGAGGAAACTGTGGATTCGCTTAACGCTCTAAGGGAGGGAATAAGGGGGTTGATAGAGGAAGGAAAGAGAGTCGCAGTAGTTACAGGAGGTGGAGCAACTGCTAGACGTTACATTGGGAAGGGGAGGGCCATGGGTGCCAACGAATCTATGTTGGACCTCTTAGGAGTTTGGGCCTCCAGGCTTAACGCATATTTGCTCTCCTTTTCAATGGCTGACGTGAGTTACCTAAAGGTCCCCGAGAGCCTAGAGGAGTTCATTCATGCTTGGACTAGTGGGAAAGTTGTAGTGGTGGGAGGATTCCAACCTGGCCAATCCACGGCTGCGGTCGCCGCCTTAGTGGCGGAAGCGTCCAATAGTGAACTACTAATATTGGCAACTAACGTTGACGGTGTCTATGAAAGAGATCCACGACTTTTCAAGGACGCTAAACTGATTCCGCGGCTTACCACCAAGGAACTCTCAGATATTCTTGAGACTTCACAGTCAGTGAACGCTGGAGGATACGAGTTGCTAGATCCCATTGCCATAAAGATAGTTAATAGGTCGAAGATAAAAGTGGTAGTGATGAACTACAACAAACTTTCCAAGCTAAGGGAAGTACTTAAAGGTAAAGACATTTCCACCATCATTGAGCCTGCGTGA